A single genomic interval of Rosistilla ulvae harbors:
- a CDS encoding ATP-binding protein has protein sequence MTVLNQTLSIDSALLSGLLGGDTFWPTEPRNLHETGLSESYIDALILKIFLSTGTLSGRAMAERTGIPFGVVEPLLEAQRTRQLITHVRPAAFNDYYYSLSENGQKRAQTHMSHCAYTGPAPVPLSDYVLSVEAQAAGLDPIGYDDLRSALSSISHNNELLDQLGPAINSNSGLFLFGPPGNGKTTIARCLTQCLGQEIWIPHSILDDGNLIKVQDDAFHRPMPIPESGDGIIKAQQWDRRWVRIQRPTVIVGGELVMENLEVRHDPRSNTCEAPLQLKSNCGCLLIDDFGRQRIQPEELLNRWIIPLENRIDFLTLPSGKKIEIPFEQLIIFSTNLNPDQLVDEAFLRRVPYKIMVDDPDPKEFTRIFNHNVEKMGFPQVKGAAEHLLRFYEQSGRSLRRCQPRDILTQVNNFCKYKKIPPQLRPDFLDQACKSYFSEL, from the coding sequence GTGACTGTACTGAACCAAACGCTTAGCATCGATTCCGCGCTGTTGTCCGGCCTGTTAGGTGGTGATACCTTCTGGCCGACCGAACCGCGAAATCTCCACGAAACCGGTCTCTCGGAATCGTATATCGACGCGTTGATATTAAAGATCTTCCTATCGACTGGCACACTCAGCGGTCGCGCGATGGCCGAACGAACAGGGATTCCGTTTGGTGTCGTCGAACCACTGCTCGAAGCCCAACGTACGCGTCAACTGATCACCCACGTCCGCCCGGCAGCCTTCAACGACTACTATTATTCATTGTCCGAAAACGGACAAAAGCGGGCCCAGACGCACATGAGCCATTGTGCCTACACCGGGCCAGCTCCCGTTCCGTTGAGCGATTACGTTTTAAGCGTCGAGGCGCAAGCGGCGGGGCTCGACCCGATCGGTTACGACGACCTCCGTTCGGCACTTTCAAGCATCTCGCACAACAACGAACTGTTGGACCAACTGGGACCCGCGATCAACAGCAACAGCGGTCTGTTTCTGTTTGGACCACCGGGTAACGGGAAGACCACGATCGCGCGTTGCCTGACACAATGCCTGGGACAAGAGATCTGGATCCCTCATTCGATCCTCGATGATGGCAATTTGATCAAAGTCCAAGACGATGCTTTTCATCGGCCGATGCCGATCCCCGAATCGGGCGACGGAATCATCAAAGCCCAACAATGGGATCGTCGTTGGGTGCGGATCCAGCGTCCTACCGTCATCGTTGGCGGTGAATTAGTGATGGAGAATTTGGAGGTTCGCCACGACCCTCGATCGAACACCTGTGAAGCACCGCTGCAACTAAAAAGCAATTGCGGATGCCTGTTGATCGACGACTTTGGTCGCCAACGAATTCAGCCTGAAGAGCTGTTGAATCGTTGGATCATTCCGCTGGAAAACCGGATCGATTTCCTGACCCTCCCTTCGGGCAAGAAGATCGAAATTCCGTTTGAACAGTTGATCATCTTTTCGACAAACCTGAACCCCGACCAATTAGTCGACGAAGCGTTCCTGCGACGCGTGCCTTACAAGATCATGGTCGACGACCCCGACCCCAAGGAATTCACTCGAATCTTCAACCACAACGTCGAGAAGATGGGATTCCCGCAGGTCAAAGGGGCTGCCGAGCATCTGCTGCGGTTCTACGAACAGAGCGGCCGATCGCTGCGGCGATGCCAGCCGCGCGACATCCTGACCCAAGTGAACAATTTCTGTAAGTACAAGAAGATCCCACCTCAGCTGAGACCCGACTTCTTGGACCAAGCATGTAAGAGCTACTTCAGCGAACTATAG